The genomic stretch GAAAGAGAAGGCTAAAGCTTTGCGTTTGAACGCTCTTTCAGAGGCTCTTGAGTTCCTATCAAGGATTGGTGTTGATTACGTCGTTTTTGAGGATTTATTCCTAGTTAAGAGGAGGAAGTTTATCAAGAGTAAAAGTGGTAATAGGAAGATTAGCAAATTTGCTAAGAAGCAGTTACTAATTCACGGTGTTATTAAATCTTTAAGGTTAGGTTTTAACGTTATCTTGGTTAATCCTAAGGGTACTACTAATTCAGAGGCTCATGATAGGATAATGAGGGAAAAGGGATTTGATAGGCATACGGCATCAGCTTACTTAATAGCAATGAAAGGATTAGAAGTAATTAAAAATAATGAGTAGTTACGCAAAAGTGTTATAGACTTTAATGGTCAAGGTCAGCATAACTAAACTCATAAGTTATGAGCTCACACATGACTTTCTGCCCCTTAACCTTTATATATATTACAAACAAATAAAACTTAATGAAAATCATCTCATTATTTATTTAACCTTTATTCTTTCTCTGTTCTTCTTCACTTATTCTCTCACTTTCATTTATGTAAATTCTAGTAATTTTCTTACCTTATTAATCAGTATATGACATCGTTATATTCTAAAGATTATTTTTATTATCATTAATACTCAAGGACGGTTCATTTTCTTTCTTTATGTTTAACGCTTCAGCAATTCCTTTAGGACTATACACAATAAATTTCTTGCTTACTCTCACATTAGTTCTCATAATTATTCTTACTTATTTAAATAGAAATATGCTATTAAAAAATTCATGAAAGATTATAATTTATATTCTAAATTAATATTACGAATCAACTACGATAATTCATAAATAATATGAGAATATTAAGATAGTTAAATTCTATTTTAATTTCAGAATAGTTTACTAAACATTTTTATCTTCACGATCTTATCACTTCCATTATGACCCTATAAGCGTTCTTCCATAACACTTCCTCCTCATGACCCTCAATTGCTTTTGCCAGTTCCTTAATACTTAGTATATTTTCGAAGCCTTTAGGGGTTTCTTTAATTCCCAAAAAGTCTGTTCCTAATGCTACATATTCCCATCCATAGCTTTCACCAATATACCTTATACTTTCAACTATCCCCTGAATCGTAGGTTCTTTAAGAGTGTAAGGAATTGCAGTAATTCCAATTACTCCTCTTGTTTTTACAATCAACTCGATTTCTTCGTCATCTAAATTTCTATTATGATCCTTTAACTTCTTCACATTTGTATGAGAAACAATTACAGGTTTCTTAGATGTAGAAACCACATCAATTAGTGTCCTTTTGCCAGCATGAGCTAGATCAATGAGTATTCCTAATTCATTAGCTAACTTAACGACCTCTTCACCCTCACCAGTTAAACCATAATCTTTTTTGGAAAAACATGATGAAGCAAACTTATTATCATAATTCCACGTTAAACCGATATTGTTTATGTGAAGTTCTTTCAATACATATAAATCTTCATAAGATCTCAAAGAATCTAATCCTTCTAAAGAGAGAAGAAATTTAATTCCAGGTTTGTTAAAATCATCTATGTTTCTTACTATTCTCACGTAACCTTTTCTCTCTAAATCGTAATAGAATTTTATCTGATCTAGAAGAAGTTCTAAAGAAAAACCTTTAGAAGCATG from Sulfolobus sp. S-194 encodes the following:
- a CDS encoding dipeptidase, with the translated sequence MRIIDLHEDFAYSDQIGIDVINGDIQSSIKLLKEFDATIFASIFPHASKGFSLELLLDQIKFYYDLERKGYVRIVRNIDDFNKPGIKFLLSLEGLDSLRSYEDLYVLKELHINNIGLTWNYDNKFASSCFSKKDYGLTGEGEEVVKLANELGILIDLAHAGKRTLIDVVSTSKKPVIVSHTNVKKLKDHNRNLDDEEIELIVKTRGVIGITAIPYTLKEPTIQGIVESIRYIGESYGWEYVALGTDFLGIKETPKGFENILSIKELAKAIEGHEEEVLWKNAYRVIMEVIRS